From the genome of Rathayibacter sp. VKM Ac-2804:
GGAAGAATAGGAGGCGGAGGTGGTTCCCATGAGCCAGGTGGCCGAGGGAGAGAGCCGATGAGCGACCAGGCAGCGGACGAGAGAAGGACGGACAACGAGGCGCTCCTCCGCAGCGACGGCGGACTCGAGCGGCTGTGGACGGGCGCCGTCTGGAGCGAGGGGCCGCTGTGGATCCCGGCCGAGGGGCGTCTGCGCTGGAGCGACATCCCGAACGACCGCATCCTGCAGTGGGACAGCGCGACCGGGGAGACCTCGGTGCACCGCGAGGGTGTCGAGTTCACCAATGGCCGACTCCTCGACGCCGACGGGAGCGTCGTCCAGTGCTCGCACGGACTGCGCCGCCTGGAGCGAGAGCGGCCGGACGGCACCGTCGAGGAGCTCGTCTCGAGCTGGGACGGCGGAAGGCTGAACTCGCCCAACGACGTCGCGGTCGCTCCCGACGGCTCCTACTGGTTCACCGATCCGGACTACGGCATCCGGCAGCCGGCCGAGGGGCACCCCGGCGAGCGCGAGTACGGCGCGCGCTGGGTCTTCCGCTGGAGCGAGGAGGACGGCCTCGCGCCGGTCGTCACCGACATGGTGCAGCCGAACGGCATCGCCTTCTCGCCCGACGGCGCGACCGCCTACGTGACCGACACGGCGATGAGCCTCGAGGACGGCCCGGGCCACTGGATCCGCGCCTACGACGTCGTCGACGGCGGAGTCGGCACCCGCAACGGGCGGCTCTTCGCGGAGACCGAGCAGGGCTTCCCCGACGGGATCGCCGTCGACGAGCGCGGCCGAGTGTGGTCCTCGGCCGGCGACGGCGTGCACGTCTTCGCCCCGGACGGCGCCGAGCTGCTCTTCGTGCCCGTACCGGAGGTCGTGGCGAACGTCTGCTTCGGTGGACCGGACGGCACCGACCTCTTCATCGTCGCCACCACCAGCCTGTACCGGCTGCGGACGCGCACCCGGGCCGCCCAGGCCACCACCGCGTAGCGAAGTCCGTCCGCCATTCGACAGGATCTGCTGTTCACCGGGGTTCAGAACAGCACATCTTGTCGAACGGAGAAGCGCGTCCATCGGATGCTCGCCGGACGACTCGCGGCGCGAGCAGGGTCCGTCTCCAGTCTCGGCCGGACTCTGCGGCAGCCGCCGAACTCGGGGGAATCGACGGGGAGATGAAACTACGCTCAACCTCTTAGCGGCGGCGACCCCGGCGGGCCTGGACCATCCGGGCGACGAAGACGTGCGGCCGGACGACCGGCATGCGTCCGTGCCAGGGACTCAGATCGGTGAGGTCCGTGTCGTCGCTGACGATGAGGGTCGCGTCGCAGGCCAGGGAGAGATCCACGATCAGGTTGTCCTCGTAGTCCTCGACGTCGAAGCACTTCCGCGGGGGATCGAGAGTCGCTCCGCCCGACACCTCCACGAGCTCGAGCACGGTCTGCAGGTATCCCTCGATCAGTTCGGCGCTGAGGCCGAGCTCACTGAGGACCCGTGTCAGGTTGCGGAGGATGTGTGGCGAGACGAACAGCCGGAAATCATCGCCGTCGAAGGCGAGGGAGAGGCAGTCGGCCGCGGAGTTGCCGGTTCCGGGAGGCACCTCGACGATCCGTGGAAACTCGGAACCAGGGCCTACGAGCGCGTTGACGTAGATGTGGATGTCGAAGACGACCGCTGGGCCGACGTCATGCGGAGGCACTCGAGCCCAAGGTCTTCTTCACGAGGGCGGTGACCTCTTCACGAGAGACCACCCGGCCGGCGAGCTCCTCGCGAGCCCGGTCCTGCAGCCCGCGCATCTTCTCGGCCCACATGTCGTGCGCCATCCGCTTCATCGCCACCCGAAGGAACTCGGACCGGTTGCCGTGACCGAAGTGGTCGACGAGGGCCTGCAGTTCGGCCTGGTCCTCGTCCGCGATCGCGAACCCGACTGTCTTCGAGCGCATGGCCACAACCCTTCGTCTCTCCGTCTGCAACGCGTGTGCAACTCTACGCTCGATCGGAGGCGGCGCGGAGAAGGAGTCGCTCACCGTACGTCGCCGCCCTCGCAGCGACCACCGGATTCCGCGCCCGCTCGAGCGGGCCCGAGCGCCCGCTCGCCCTCGTCGAGGCGGCGCCGAGCCCGAACCCTCGTCCGCGATCACGGCACTCTCAGCTCGTGCAGCGGGTCCCTGCTCGCCGCCCTCTGAGCGGGGAGAAGCGCGGCGACGACGGAGACCACGATCGCCAGAGCGCCCGTGGCCACCAGGAAGTCGAGGCCGGGAAGCGGGTCGCCGCCGGCCACCAGGAACACGGCGGAACCCACCGTGCCCAGAAGAGCGCCGATCGTCGCGACGAGGAGGACCTGACAGACGACGAGCAGGACGATCAGGCCTCTCGTGGCCCCGAGCGCCCTTCGACGTCCGAAGTCCTTCCGCCTCATCTGGACGAGACCGTACTGCGTCGCACCGACCAGGACCGCGCCCGCGCCGGCGATGAGAACCACGAGATCTCGTCCGAAACCACCGAGAGTGCCCTCGAGAACGGTCCGCAGGTCCGCGTACCGAGCGCTCGTGGTGACGGTGACGCCCTGCGGGTTCGCCGGAGCCAGAAGGGAGCCGATCGATCGCGTCAGCGGGCGGATCATCTCGGGTTCCGTGGCGATGACGACCACATAGCCCACACTCCTGGTCGCGGAGGGAGGCATCGGGACCAGGACGGACGGGCCGAGGAAGGACAGGTACTCGGACGAGGCGAAGGTCCCGACGACGTCGACCCCGGCTCCACTGCCCGAAGAGACCGAGCCGGTCTGCTCGGCGAAGCCCAGAGTGGCGAGAGCCTCCTCGGACGCCCACGCCGAGCCGCTGGGGAACCGCCCCGCCTCGATTCCCAGCTCTGCGAAGTCGGACGACCACACGGATCGAAGAGCCACCTTCCTTCCCTCCGCGATCCGGGAGTTGCCGACGTCACTGGCATCCGAGAACGCTGCGGCCCACTGCACGCCGGAGAGTCGGGAGATCCTCTCCAGTGCGTCCGAGGACAGGCCCGCCTCTGCCTCCCCTCGGACCAGGATGGAACGCGTCCCCGCCGAATCCACCGTCGCGAGAACGCTCTGCTCCGTCCCCACGGTCCGCCCGGTCGTCAGAACGATCCCGGCGCACATCGCCACCACCATCACCAGAGTGAGGAGAGAGGCCACCGGTTGCGCGATCGAGGAGGCGAGGGCTTCCCGGAGCACGGGCAGGACGAATCTCCGCCTCACAGGCTGATCCTCCGGTCGCAGGAGGCGACGACCGTCTCGTCGTGAGTGACCACGATCACGGACGAACCCGATCGGGCACGCTCTCGCAGTGCGTCGACGACCACCGCCGCGGACTCCGGATCCAGATTCCCCGTCGGCTCGTCCGCGAGGACGATCGTCGGGTCGTCGAGGAGCGCCCGGCAGAGCGCTATCCGCTGCGCCTGGCCACCGGAGACCTGATGGGGTCTCGCCGAGGCGCGCAGGGCGACCCCGAAGCGCTCCATCAGGCCGTGCGCTGCGAGCTCCACCGCCGCGTTCCGGCGCCCACGATAAAGAGCCGTCTCGACGATGTTGTCGAGGACCGTTCTCGTGGGATCCAGAGCGGCGTCCTGGAAGACGAACCCGATGTTCTCCGCGCGGTACTCCGCCCTCGATCGATCACTCAGGCCACTGACATCGACGCCATCGATCCGGATCCGTCCCGATTCCGGAGTCGCCATCAGGCCCAGGACGTAGAGCAGGGTCGACTTTCCCCTTCCCGATGGGCCGGTGATCGCGACCATCTCGGAGGGCATCACGACAGCGCTGAAGTCGGACAGGACTCGGGGGCCGCGTCGATAGCTGAAGTCGATGCTCTCAGCGGTGATCATCGGGGTGCAGCGTCGTCGCCGTAGACGCGCACTTCCGTGCCTTCCACGAGGCCGGTCACGACCGAGATGCCCTTGGCTGCAGCGACGACATCCACACGATGTCTCTCGCCGGCCGAGTCCGTCACTTCGAGATCCCCGTTCACGTCGGTCCGGATGCTCGCGGTCGGGACGGTCAGACCCGACGTCTCGGGTGTCGTCGTGAGGACGACGGGGAGGAGGGTGTCCTGAGTCACGTCGAGATCCGCGCACTCCTCGCCGCAGATGATCTCGCCGTCCACGCCGGCGAGCGCTATCGACACCCCGACCTCGGGCTTCACCTCCTGGACCGTCGTGACCGCCCGCCAGGGTCCGTCCGGTCCGGTGATCTCCGCCGCGACTCCCACGCCGATCTGAGCGGCCTGGGCCGCTGTCGCCGTGACGGAGAACGTCGGCGTCTTCGGCAGCGTCCTCGCGACGACCTCGCCGCCCGAGACCACTGCTCCTCGAGTGATGAGGGTCTCGTCGACGACCAGCCGGGTCGGCACCTCGGGCACGAAGACCAGGTCGCCCCGTCGGACGACGCCGTCCACCGGAAAGCCTGCAGCCTTCTGCCACTCCTTGATCGCCGCCGCGGTGCGCGGTCCGGGCGCACCGTCGACAGCGCCGCGGTAGTAGCCGAGGTCGCCCAGCAGCTCCTGCAGCTGCTCCACATCCTCGCCCTCGCTCGTCCCGTCGATGTCCCGGAACGCGGGGATCACGCCGCGCGCGAGAACCACGGGTCGAAGGTCCACGGTGTAGAGCTCCTCGCCCTGGTCGGCGACGTCGCCGGGGGTGTGACTCACCGTCGTCACCGTGCCCTGCGCCGAATTGGTCCCCGCGGGGGACTGGGTCCAGTGGGCGGTCGCCACCAGGTTCACCGCCGCGCCGACAGCACCGGCGCGAGCGACAGCGGTCGTGTAGTCGGTCCCCGCCACGACCTCCTCCGCGGGCGCGAAGATCACCGCTCCGGCCCAGACACCCGCCGCGGCGGCCAGCACCACCAGGCAGAAGGCGAGAGCCGCGACGGGGGAGAGAAGACCTCTCCGAGGCGATCGATCGGCTTTCACCAGCACAGTCCTTTCACCAGCACGGTCCTTTCACCAGCAGAGGCCTTTCGCACGGAGATCGGTCGGAGGACGACTGTCACCCTCCGACCGACCACGCCTGATCAGCGATTGCTGATCGAGGGCGAGAGCTCTCTTACTGGTAGCAACTCGCGCCCGAGCTGTTCAGGGTCGCCGTGCCGTTCGTTCCCACACTCCAGCTCGAAACGCCGCGGAACGCCGACTGGGAGAACGTGCTGTGCGTGCCCGGCGAGTTCTCGGACGAACTGAAGTCCTGGCCGTAGGTTCGGCCATCGGTTGACGTGTACCCGTGAAGAATTCCGCCGTCCCCGTCGTTCGACGTCGAATAGACCGCCGTGATTCCTACCGTCCGGATGCCGCCGCACGAGTAGGACGCAGCGCTGGCCGCCGTTGGGACCACCAGTGTCGCCGCGATTCCGCCTACCAGAGCCAGTGCCGCTGCAGGAAGCAGTCTTTTCATTGTGTTCTCCATTCTGTTGGTGTCACGACATGCGTGACGGTGGTGGAGGCGGTCGCAGTGTTCAAGCGTGTGGAGCAGCGAGGCGCTCATCACTCCCCGAAGTAGCCCGGAGGCGTTTGCGGGCAGTCCCTATTGACGGTCAGCCACTGCGTCTTGCCGGTCGGCTCGTAGCTGAGGTAGGGACTCCATGCGTCTCGCGAGTTGATGGTGTCGCGGAAGGTCTCATAGGTGGGCGCCTCCGGCACGTCGATGTCGTGACTCTTCAAGCACTCGATGAGGTCGTGTGCGTAGTAGTGGTAGAGGTACTCGTACTGCGCTTCGGTCGGTGGCGTGTCGAATCTCGGATCCATCGGGTACTGCGCTCTGCACGCGAACAGGGCGATGTCGTGAGTCTGCGTCTGCTCCGTGGGGAAGGAGCCGTAATCGAGGCCGCCGTCCGGACCAGCCTTGGTCTCCGGAAAGCCGACTGAGACCATGCAGTCCGCGATCGCCGACGTCGACTCCACGGGGTTCACGGTGCGGATCACGTCGACCTCGGGTCGGACCGCGTCCGGATACTTGACTACCAGCTCAGCCCAGTCTTGATCCTGCTTCTCGGCCAGTGCGCGCTCCACCTCAGCAGCCGGGAGCGGAGCGACAGTGGGCTTCGGCGGCGCGGCGTCTCCCGCTGTGCACCCGGAGAGCGAAGCGGCGATGGTGACGATCGAGACGACGGCGACAGCCCTCGTCGCCGATGATCGCAGCGAGTTCTCAGTACGGATCCTCATGTGTCTGCCTCCACTGAGGGACCATACTGGTCTGGTCGGCATCGCTGCCTGACTGGCGCGAGACGGAGCGACCTCGTCGCGGTCCGAACCCGATCGCGTCAGGAGACCGTTAGGTTTCCGAACAGGCCGCCGGGAATGCGGTAGAGATGCCCTGGGCTCGCGGCGACGCGGGGCGCCGACGGCGGAGACGCCGCAGCACGCTCGACGCTCCGAGACCCGTCCCCTAACGGAACCCTTGATGATCGGACCATCATGTCGACGACGACGACGATCCCCAGCAGCCTCCGCCGCTCCATCTCGAACACGTTGAAGGGCTCCGCGGGCAATCTCGTCGAGTGGTACGACGTCTACGTCTACTCCGTCTTCGCGTTCTACTTCGAATCGCAGTTCTTCGCTCCCGGCGAGAAGAACTCGACCCTCTACATCTGGGCCATCTTCGCGGTCACCTTCCTGATGCGGCCGATCGGCTCCTGGTTCTTCGGCCGGTTCGCCGACCGGCACGGGCGCCGCCTCGCGCTGACGATCTCGGTCTCCCTGATGGCCGCCTGCTCACTGATCGTCGCGTTCGCGCCGACGGCCGAGTCGATCGGCGGGGGAGCGGTGGTGATCCTGGTCCTGGCACGACTGCTGCAGGGCTTCGCCACCGGCGGAGAGTACGGGACGAGTGCCACCTACATGTCCGAGGCCGCCCTACCCGGTCGGCGCGGCTTCCTGTCGTCGTTCCACTACGTGACCCTCGTGGGCGGGCACGTCCTCGCCCAGCTGACCCTGCTGATCATGGTGGTCACCCTGCCGGACGACGCGATCTCCGCCTGGGGATGGCGGGTGGCCTTCGGCATCGGAGGCGTCGCAGCGGTCGTCGTGTTCTGGCTCCGGCGGACCATGGACGAGTCACTGGAGACCACGCAGATCGACGCGGTCAAGGCGGGCCGGTCCCGCCGGAACGGCTCGATGCGCGAGCTCCTGGTCCACCAGTGGCGGCCCCTCCTCCTGTGCTTCGCGGTGACGATGGGCGGCACGGTCGCGTTCTACACGTACTCGGTGACCGGTCCGAACATCATCAAGAGCGCGTTCGCCGGTGACGACGTCGTCACGGGCACCGTCATCAACCTGATCGCCCTGACGACACTGATGCTCCTCCAGCCGCTCGGCGGGTGGCTCTCGGACATCGTCGGACGCAAGACCCTCCTGGTGTTCTTCGGCATCGGGGGAGTGGCCTACACCTGGTTCCTCCTCACCGCTCTTCCGGAGCAGACCGACCCTCTCGCCGCCTTCGCGATCCTCGTGGTCGGCTTCGTGATCCTCACCGGCTACACCTCCATCAACGCCGTCGTGAAGGCGCAGCTGTTCCCGACGCACATCCGCGCCCTCGGGCTCGGCTTCGGCTACGCGCTCGCGAACTCGATCTTCGGCGGCACCGCGCCCTTGCTGTACGCGGGGGCGCTCAGCGCCGAGCAGGTGCCGGCCTTCATCGGCTACGTCACCGCCGTGATCGTCGTCTCGCTGGTGGTGTACGTGGTCTTCCTCAAGAACACCGGGGCGAACTGGCTCGACGACGAGGCCGGGATGCGCCTGCGGGAGGACGCGCGCCGAGCCTCCCGCTAGCTCGGGGTCGCACTCCGAGGGATGCGACGCCGCACACGGTGCACCCCTCAGTGGTCGACGACGGAGCCCGTCCCGCGGGCGATGGCGCGATCGCCGAGGGGCACCGTGTGGCCGGTGTCCTCGACCGCGCCAACCGGGCAGCGCGACGCGCCATCACCGCTCCCGCCGCGAAGGTGGTGGCCAGGGGGAACGAGCCGGGTGACCGCCGCACGCACCGGCTGCTCACGCAGGTCGTACTGCCGCAACGCTGACCACCCTCGCGGGCCGGCTCAGCCCAGCTGATGCACGTGGATGTCGCTGCTCATCGTCACGCCGTTGAACTCGACATACAGCTGCCCCTCGACGACCGACACGGTCAGCGTGTTGCGGCGCTCGAGTACCGCGACCGCGGCATCCAGGAACCCGTGGTCGAAGCTCTGCACGGTGATCTGCTCGAGCTGGTGGACTCGCTTGCCGGACCACGCCGCGATCACCTTCTCCGGGTTGCGATGCGTGTAGACCGTCGTGCGGTCGGCCAGCCTGCTCCCGAAGTGCAGTCGCTCGGCATCCGGCGCGCCCACCTCGATCCACGTGGTCAGCCTGCCGGTGAGATCGCGGACCAGCACCGCCGGCTCGGTCGCCGTCGACGAGATCCCCTCGCTGAAGGTGATCCCCTCCACGTATTCGAGGCAGTACGCGAGCACGCGCGTCATCATGTACGCGTCGGTCTCGGAAGGGTGCCGAGCGGCCCGCAGCGTGATGTCCTCGTAGACGCCGCGGTCCACATCAGCCAGCTGTATCGCGAAGTTGTACATCACTGCGCCGGCTGCCATGTGTGCGAGCTTATGTCCTGCCGCTCATCGAGGAGCGCGACGCTTCTCCGGCGCCGATGGGGGCGTCGTGTTCGCGCGTCTGCACGCAGGAACGGCCCGGCAGGAGGCATCCACTCCGTCGAGAGCGTCTCGGTCGCCGACTCGTCGCAGGGGAGCCCGTTCGTGCATCTTGCGCTCCCCACCGACTTGCGCTCACCGTACTGACATAATGTGCATTATCGGATATCGAGCCCGGCAGTCGCCGCGGGTGCTCGACGGGGTCCTCCAGCTCCCGGTGGACGATCCCGACGGAGAACGATCTCGACAGAAGTAGGAAGATCCCCGCCCGCCCTCTGCGGAGCGGACCGCCGCCGTTATCGTGAAACCACTCCGCCGCCCCTCCCGGGACAGCGGAACACTTCGGAGCCGATCCGGGATGAGCCCGCGAACGGCCTGACCAGGAGGGTGAATCATGCCGTTTGTGACCACGGACGATGGTGTGGAGATCTACTACAAGGACTGGGGCAGCACCGACGCGCAGCCCCTCGTCTTCCACCACGGCTGGCCGCTCTCCTCGGACGACTGGGACGCGCAGATGCTGTTCTTCCACGCCCGCGGCTACCGCGTGATCGCGAGCGACCGCCGCGGCCACGGACGCTCGACCCAGGTCGGCACCGGTCACGACATGGACCACTACGCCAGCGACGTCAGCGCGGTGGTCGAGCACCTCGACCTGCGCGACGCGGTGCACATCGGCCACTCCACGGGCGGCGGCCAGGTCGCCCGCTACGTCGCGAAGCACGGCCAGCCGCAGGGACGCGTCGCCAAGGCGGTCCTCGTCTCGGCCGTCCCCCCGCTGATGGTCCAGACGGAGGCGAACCCCGACGGAACGCCGATCTCCGTCTTCGACGGCTTCCGCGAGGCGCTCGCGGCCAACCGGGCCGAGTTCTTCCAGGCCGTCGCCTCAGGCCCGTTCTACGGCTTCAACCGTCCCGGCGCGACCGTCTCGCAGCCGGTGATCGACAACTGGTGGCGCCAGGGCATGACCGGCAGTGCGCTCGCGCACTACGAGGGCATCGCGGCGTTCTCCGAGACCGACCAGACCGAGGACCTCCGGGCGATCACCGTCCCGGTGCTCGTCCTGCAGGGGGACGACGATCAGGTCGTGCCCTACCGGGACGCCGCGCTCAAGCAGCACGAGCTGCTGCAGAACTCCACCCTGAAGATCTACGAGGGCTACCCGCACGGCATGCTGACGACCCACGCCGACGTCATCAACCCCGACCTGCTCGCGTTCATCCAGGAGTAGATCCGAAGGACGACATCGCCGGCCTCACCCCGGCGCTCGGATGCACCCCGGTCGATCCGGGGTGCATCTCCGCGTCACGCGCTCCCCCGCTCGATCCCGCTCGATCCGGCGCGACCGAGCCGTACTGGTCGTGACCCGGCGCCGTCCTCCTGCCGGTCGACGCTCGAGCGGAGAGCGCGATCACGGAGCCGTCGCCTCGGGCCGCCCCCGACCGACCGCCGCGGTCGACCACTTCGCCTCGCTGCGTCCCGCCGCCCGACCGGCGGAGGCCGACGTCGCAGAGGGCCGGGCCGGCAGCTGCGCTCTGCTCGGAGAGTCCTCCGACGCGGGCTCGGACGTCCTCGTCCGTGATGGACTGATCCCATGACTGATTCCCTGCACGAGACGCGTTCCGGCCACGCCACGAAGGTCGGCGTCTGATGGCCGAGGAGCGCGCGATCCTCGCGGGCGGCTGCTTCTGGGGGCTCCAGGAGCTCCTCCGCGACATGCCCGGTGTCTTCGGCACCCGGGCCGGCTACGCCGGCGGCAGCACCCCGAACGCCACCTACCGCCACCACGGCGATCACGCGGAGGCCGTCGAGATCGAGTTCGATCCCGAGCAGACCTCCTACCGCGATCTGCTGGAGTTCTTCTTCCAGGTGCACGACCCCACGACGAAGAACCGCCAGGGCAACGACATCGGCACCGCCTACCGCTCCGTGATCCTCTTCCTCTCCCCCGAGCAGGAGCGGGTCGCGCGCGAGACGATCGGCGAGATCGACGCGTCCGGCCGCTGGCCCGGACCGGTCGTGACCGAGGTCGAGCCCGCCGGCGAGTTCTGGGACGCCGAGGAGGAGCACCAGGACTACCTGCGCAAGCACCCCGGCGGCTACACCTGCCACTGGGTCCGCCCGCGGTGGTCGCTGGACGCCTGATCCGCTGATCCGGGCGGGGCGTCATGCTCCGCCCGGTCCCGGTCACCGCGCGGGACTCCCCCGGGCCCGCTCCGGCGCCGCCGTGCCTCCACCGTCGCCGGACGGGAGGTCGTCATCGACCGGACCGGTCTGCATGCGGCCTGAGGCGTGCGCGATCCTGCACATCCATCGCACCACGCTCTACTACCGGCTGGAGAACCTGCCGCCGGCGGTCCGGGCCGCCCTCGACGACGGCCTCCAGCGCTGCACCTCTGCCTGAAGCTGGTGCGGTTCCGCGGCGGCGTCGAGGGGCGGCGGGCCTCGTGATCGCGCCGGCGCCGGACCGGCCGACGCGCGGTCCCGGCGTCGCGCCCGCGCCCCGCAGCCCGGCCCGACGCCGCGCGGCGCGGCTCAGCGCTCGGTGAGGAGGGCCTGCCAGTCGCGGGGCACGCGGTCCGCCGGTCCGGGCGTCGTCTGATCCGCCGGGTGGCTCTGCGGGTCCGCGAGGCGCGGACCGTCGGTGTAGTCGTCGGTGCCGAAGTCCCAGAACCAGTCCTCGCCGGGCTCGAAGCTCTGCATCACCGTGTGGCCCGTCGCCCGCCAGTGCGCGGTCCCGTGCCTGTCGAGCGAGTCGTCGCAGCAGCCGATGTGGCCGCAGCGCGCGCAGCGGCGAAGATGCAGCCACCACGAGCCCGACTGCTCGCACTCGACGCAGCCGGGGCCGCTCGGAGGGACGGAGGGATCGATCATCGGCGAGGTCATGGGTCCAGAGTGCCGCGGGACGCCGTGCCTGCACCAGGTCCGACGACCGCGAGGTCACCGGACAGCCGACGACCCCGACCGGAGCGGCGCGTCCCTACCAGGCTGTTCGCGCTCGGAGCGGCGTGGGGCGCGGGGCGAGCGGGGAACGCGACGCAGCCCGGAAGCTGAGCAGTCCCGGAAGCGGTCCCGCGTCCTAGTGGGACGGCGGTACGGGCTGTCGCCCCGCCCGGACGCCCTGCTCCCGCAGGTACGTGCTCACCACCGCGTCCGCCACGCGCCCGGCCGCGCTCGTCCCGCCCGGCGGACCGCCGCGCAGACGCATGGCGAGCTCGCCGGTCACGACGAGCAGGAGCTCCTCCGCGAGCCGCGGCGCCTCCTCCCCCACCAGCGGCTCGGCGAGCTCGGTCAGCCGTCCGCGCAGGGACTCCGTGTCGGCGCGGACCGCGTCGGCGAGCTCGGCCGGCGGGTCGAGGTACTCGGCCGACGACGCCAGGAACGCGCACCAGCGGGCGCCGTGCGGCCGCTCCCGGAAGCGCTCGAGCGCGGGGAGCACGGCCAGCAGGCGCTCCCGGTCCGAGTCCGCCCGCGCGATCTCGGCCTCCCAGGCCTCGAGCCAGGCCGCCTGCCGACGGTCGAGGGCAGCGGCGACCAGCGCCTCCTTGCTGGAGTAGCCCCGGTACAGGGTGGCGGCCGAGACGCCGGCCAGTGCCAGCACCGCGTCGATCGGAGTCGCGGCGATCCCGCGGCTGAAGAAGAGCTCCTCGGCCGCGTCGAGCAGCTTGGCCTCGGTGCGGGGCCTGATCGAGGCGGCTCGGAGCGGCGTGGACATGGCCCCAGCCTAGACTCTCGATATGAAACGCACGTTTTCGTTCTCCCCGCCGGTCCCCCTCGTCGTCGCCGCCACCGGGCTCATCGCGGCGACCTACGGTCTCGTGCGCTTCGCCTACGGTCTCCTGCTGCCGGAGATGCGCGCCGAGCTGGGCTTCGACGCGGCCACGGCGGGCGGTGTCTCGGCCGGCGCCTCCCTCGCCTACTGCCTCGGCGCGGTCGCGGGCTTCCTGCTCGCCTCCCGCGCGGCCCGCGTCCTCGTGCTGGCCGCCGGGGCGACGGCGGGCGCCGGCGCGCTCGGGATGGCGCTCAGCTACGAGTTCGTCCCCTTCGCGATCGCCGCCGTCGTGAGCTCCGTCGGCGCGGGACTCGCCTCCCCCGCGCTGGTCGATGTGCTCCGACGGGGCGTAAGCCCGGGACTGCAGGCGCGGGCGCAGACGATCGTGAACTCCGGGACGGGCCCCGGACTGGTCGGAGCGGGTGTCCTCGCCCTGACGCTGCTCCCGGGCTGGCGCACGGTGTGGGTCGTCGCGGCGGTCGTCGTGGTCACGGCCGCCCTCGCGGTCGCCGTCCTCGACGGCGCCGCCCCCCGCCGCGAGACCCCGACCGCGCTCTCCGCGGCCTGGCTGGGCGCGCATCGCGGGCCTGTCCTGGCGGCGGCGCTGCTGGGCGCCGGATCCGCGGGAGTCTGGAACTTCGGCAGGACCCTGCTGGTCGAGGTCGGGAGCAGCACCACGGAGTCGGTCGTCGCGTGGATCGTCCTCGGGATCGGCGGCACCGTCGCGATCGCCACCGCCCGCTGGACCAGCGCCCTGCCGCCGCGCACGGCCTGGACGATCACCACGGCGACGGCCGCCGCAGGGACACTCGGCCTGGCGCTCACGGCCGCCTCGCCGTTCGCCCTCCTCGCGTGCCTCCTCTTCGGCTGGGGCTACACGGCCGGCACCGGAGCGCTCATCGCCTGGACCACCGCCCTCGACCCGGACCGCGCGGCGACCGGCACGGCCCTGCTCTTCGTGGTGCTCATCGCGGGCCAGGCCATGGGCGCCGTGGGCCTCGGAGCGCTTCTCGACGGGCCGGGCGCCACGGTCGCCTTCGCCGTCGCCGCGGTCGCGACGGCAGCCGCGGGAGTCGGCCGCCGAGCACCGGCGCGGAGGATCGAGGCGGTGAGCGGAGGCGGCGGCACCGGTAGCCTCGCGGCATGACCTTCGTGAACGTCGGCACCCTGGGGGCCGCACCCGGCAGACGCGACGAGCTCGTCGCCCTCCTCACGGAGCACAACGCCGCCCTCGTCGGCGCCGGCTGCCTGGCCTACGAGGTCGGCGTCGACGACGAGCAGCCGGACACCGTCTTCGTCGTCGAGCTCTGGGAGAGCGCCGAGGCGCACCGGTCCTCGCTGGCCCTCCCGCAGGTCCAGGCCGCGATCGCGCGGGCCCGTCCGCTGCTCAGCGGCGCCTTCGGCGGCCACCGCTTCGACGTCGTGGGCTCTCCTCTCCGCAGCTGACCTCCGGGGCCGGCCTCCGCCGAGCGCTCGATGCGGGCTGCGCGGACTGCT
Proteins encoded in this window:
- a CDS encoding YaeQ family protein; the encoded protein is MAAGAVMYNFAIQLADVDRGVYEDITLRAARHPSETDAYMMTRVLAYCLEYVEGITFSEGISSTATEPAVLVRDLTGRLTTWIEVGAPDAERLHFGSRLADRTTVYTHRNPEKVIAAWSGKRVHQLEQITVQSFDHGFLDAAVAVLERRNTLTVSVVEGQLYVEFNGVTMSSDIHVHQLG
- a CDS encoding alpha/beta hydrolase, with the protein product MPFVTTDDGVEIYYKDWGSTDAQPLVFHHGWPLSSDDWDAQMLFFHARGYRVIASDRRGHGRSTQVGTGHDMDHYASDVSAVVEHLDLRDAVHIGHSTGGGQVARYVAKHGQPQGRVAKAVLVSAVPPLMVQTEANPDGTPISVFDGFREALAANRAEFFQAVASGPFYGFNRPGATVSQPVIDNWWRQGMTGSALAHYEGIAAFSETDQTEDLRAITVPVLVLQGDDDQVVPYRDAALKQHELLQNSTLKIYEGYPHGMLTTHADVINPDLLAFIQE
- the msrA gene encoding peptide-methionine (S)-S-oxide reductase MsrA → MAEERAILAGGCFWGLQELLRDMPGVFGTRAGYAGGSTPNATYRHHGDHAEAVEIEFDPEQTSYRDLLEFFFQVHDPTTKNRQGNDIGTAYRSVILFLSPEQERVARETIGEIDASGRWPGPVVTEVEPAGEFWDAEEEHQDYLRKHPGGYTCHWVRPRWSLDA
- a CDS encoding helix-turn-helix domain-containing protein, with translation MRPEACAILHIHRTTLYYRLENLPPAVRAALDDGLQRCTSA
- a CDS encoding UBP-type zinc finger domain-containing protein — encoded protein: MTSPMIDPSVPPSGPGCVECEQSGSWWLHLRRCARCGHIGCCDDSLDRHGTAHWRATGHTVMQSFEPGEDWFWDFGTDDYTDGPRLADPQSHPADQTTPGPADRVPRDWQALLTER
- a CDS encoding TetR/AcrR family transcriptional regulator, with protein sequence MSTPLRAASIRPRTEAKLLDAAEELFFSRGIAATPIDAVLALAGVSAATLYRGYSSKEALVAAALDRRQAAWLEAWEAEIARADSDRERLLAVLPALERFRERPHGARWCAFLASSAEYLDPPAELADAVRADTESLRGRLTELAEPLVGEEAPRLAEELLLVVTGELAMRLRGGPPGGTSAAGRVADAVVSTYLREQGVRAGRQPVPPSH
- a CDS encoding MFS transporter translates to MKRTFSFSPPVPLVVAATGLIAATYGLVRFAYGLLLPEMRAELGFDAATAGGVSAGASLAYCLGAVAGFLLASRAARVLVLAAGATAGAGALGMALSYEFVPFAIAAVVSSVGAGLASPALVDVLRRGVSPGLQARAQTIVNSGTGPGLVGAGVLALTLLPGWRTVWVVAAVVVVTAALAVAVLDGAAPRRETPTALSAAWLGAHRGPVLAAALLGAGSAGVWNFGRTLLVEVGSSTTESVVAWIVLGIGGTVAIATARWTSALPPRTAWTITTATAAAGTLGLALTAASPFALLACLLFGWGYTAGTGALIAWTTALDPDRAATGTALLFVVLIAGQAMGAVGLGALLDGPGATVAFAVAAVATAAAGVGRRAPARRIEAVSGGGGTGSLAA
- a CDS encoding putative quinol monooxygenase, translated to MTFVNVGTLGAAPGRRDELVALLTEHNAALVGAGCLAYEVGVDDEQPDTVFVVELWESAEAHRSSLALPQVQAAIARARPLLSGAFGGHRFDVVGSPLRS